A portion of the Malania oleifera isolate guangnan ecotype guangnan chromosome 3, ASM2987363v1, whole genome shotgun sequence genome contains these proteins:
- the LOC131150572 gene encoding GDSL esterase/lipase At1g71250 — MVFSKYREMAKRDDEGPSLATLLLLLLQCLSVVAASQQGVPAMFVFGDSLVDVGNNNFLSSIAKANYFPYGCDFNRGASGRFSNGRTFVDMLGEKLGVGSAPAFADPNTGGARVLGGVNYASAAAGILDETGRHYGERFSLNQQVLNFQSTLEQLRGMMGGRNLSQYLAKSIAVMAFGSNDYINNYLLPSIYSSSFTYSPPDFANLLLNHYARQILALHSVGLRKFFIGGVGPIGCIPNQLARGEAPPGRCVDYVNRILGTFNEGLRSLVDQLNGNHPGAIFVYGNTYRVFGDILNTPSAYGFSVVDRGCCGIGRNQGQITCLPFASPCPDRNAYVFWDAYHPTQAADAVLARRAFYGPPSDSYPINIQQMALL; from the exons ATGGTCTTCTCAAAATATAGAGAGATGGCAAAGCGTGATGATGAAGGGCCGAGTTTAGCAACcctgctgctgctgttgctgcAGTGTTTAAGTGTTGTGGCAGCATCACAGCAGGGAGTTCCTGCAATGTTTGTGTTTGGAGATTCTCTGGTTGATGTTGGGAACAACAACTTCCTCAGCTCCATTGCGAAGGCAAATTACTTCCCTTATGGATGTGACTTCAATAGAGGCGCCTCTGGGAGATTTTCTAATGGGAGAACTTTCGTTGATATGCTCG GAGAGAAGTTGGGGGTTGGGTCTGCGCCAGCCTTCGCAGATCCGAACACAGGAGGAGCCAGAGTCCTAGGCGGTGTCAACTATGCTTCCGCAGCTGCTGGCATCCTCGATGAGACTGGCCGACACTAC GGAGAGAGATTCAGCCTGAACCAGCAAGTGCTGAACTTTCAAAGCACATTGGAGCAGCTAAGAGGAATGATGGGGGGAAGGAATCTAAGCCAATACCTGGCCAAATCCATAGCAGTGATGGCGTTTGGGAGCAACGACTACATCAACAACTACCTCTTGCCTTCCATCTACTCCTCCAGCTTCACTTACTCGCCCCCTGATTTCGCCAATCTTCTTCTCAACCACTATGCCCGCCAAATCTTG GCACTGCACAGTGTGGGACTGAGGAAGTTCTTCATTGGGGGGGTTGGGCCAATAGGGTGCATTCCAAATCAGTTGGCAAGGGGTGAGGCCCCACCCGGAAGATGCGTCGATTATGTGAATCGGATCCTTGGTACCTTCAACGAAGGGCTCAGATCCCTGGTCGACCAGCTGAACGGTAACCATCCCGGTGCCATCTTTGTCTACGGCAACACCTACAGAGTTTTTGGTGACATACTAAATACCCCTTCCGCCTACG GGTTCAGCGTGGTGGACAGAGGGTGCTGCGGAATAGGGAGGAACCAAGGGCAGATAACCTGCCTTCCCTTCGCCTCTCCTTGCCCAGACCGCAATGCATACGTCTTCTGGGACGCCTACCACCCCACTCAGGCTGCCGACGCCGTCCTCGCCCGCAGGGCTTTCTATGGCCCGCCTTCTGATTCCTACCCAATTAATATCCAACAGATGGCCCTCCTctga
- the LOC131150571 gene encoding pentatricopeptide repeat-containing protein At1g73400, mitochondrial isoform X2, whose product MENSSAEHNMEKALDQTGARLTSALVVEVLRRLHFKEKIAFRFFTWAGHQEYYAHEPLAYNEMIDILSSTKYKVKQFRIVCDILDYMKRNSKNSVPVEVLLRILQQYTEKHLTHLQKFAKKKKVRVKTQPHINAFNLLLDALCKCSLVEDAEAMFRKVKNWVKPDANTYNILFFGWCRVRNPTRGMRLLEEMIKMGHTPDNFTSNTAVDTFCKAGMVREAAEFFEFMRTKGSTMSSPTARTYAIMIRALVQNDKMEDCFKLIWDMINSGCLPDVSTYKEVIEGMCLAGKVDEAYKFLEEMGNKGYPPDIVTYNCFLKVLCDNKSGDDALLLYGKMTEVGCVPSVQTFNMLISMFFKMGDADGAFETWHEMDKRGCAPDIDSYCVMIEGLFGCNKMEDASFLLEDVVNKGMKLPYQKFDSFLMHLSDVGDLQSIHRLSEHMRKFYNPAMARRFALAQKQKSVSLRGK is encoded by the coding sequence ATGGAAAATTCTAGTGCTGAGCATAACATGGAGAAAGCCCTTGACCAAACTGGTGCAAGATTGACGTCTGCCTTGGTTGTTGAGGTCTTGCGTAGGCTGCATTTTAAGGAGAAAATAGCCTTCAGATTCTTTACGTGGGCGGGCCATCAAGAATATTATGCGCATGAGCCACTGGCCTATAATGAAATGATTGACATACTATCTAGTACAAAATACAAAGTAAAGCAGTTTCGAATAGTTTGTGATATACTCGATTACATGAAGAGAAATAGCAAAAACTCTGTTCCTGTTGAAGTTCTGTTGAGGATTCTTCAACAATACACTGAAAAGCATCTAACCCATCTTCAGAAATTtgccaagaagaagaaggtaaGGGTGAAGACACAGCCACATATTAACGCCTTTAATTTGCTTTTGGATGCTTTATGCAAGTGCAGTCTTGTTGAGGATGCTGAAGCCATGTTTAGGAAGGTGAAGAATTGGGTTAAGCCTGATGCTAATACGtataatattttgttttttggGTGGTGCAGGGTTAGAAATCCAACAAGAGGAATGAGGCTGCTGGAAGAAATGATCAAAATGGGTCATACACCCGATAATTTTACTTCTAACACTGCGGTTGATACCTTCTGTAAAGCTGGGATGGTGAGGGAAGCAGCTGAATTCTTTGAGTTTATGAGAACGAAAGGTTCAACCATGTCTTCTCCAACAGCGAGAACTTATGCAATCATGATTAGGGCTCTTGTCCAGAATGATAAAATGGAGGATTGCTTTAAGCTGATATGGGATATGATAAACAGTGGTTGCCTTCCTGATGTTTCAACATACAAGGAAGTTATTGAAGGGATGTGTTTGGCTGGGAAGGTTGATGAAGCTTACAAATTCTTGGAAGAGATGGGAAACAAAGGTTACCCCCCTGATATTGTTACTTACAACTGTTTCCTAAAGGTTCTTTGTGACAATAAGAGTGGTGATGATGCACTTCTGCTTTATGGAAAAATGACTGAGGTGGGATGTGTTCCTAGTGTGCAAACTTTTAATATGCTGATTTCAATGTTTTTTAAAATGGGTGATGCTGATGGGGCATTTGAGACTTGGCATGAGATGGATAAGAGGGGCTGTGCACCGGATATTGATTCTTACTGTGTGATGATTGAAGGGCTTTTTGGTTGTAATAAAATGGAAGATGCATCATTTCTTTTGGAAGATGTTGTGAACAAGGGAATGAAATTGCCATATCAGAAGTTTGATTCCTTTCTAATGCATCTCTCAGATGTTGGTGATCTCCAGTCAATCCATAGACTGTCAGAGCATATGAGGAAGTTCTACAACCCTGCAATGGCAAGACGTTTTGCATTGGCTCAAAAGCAGAAGAGCGTGAGTTTAAGAGGGAAATAG
- the LOC131150571 gene encoding pentatricopeptide repeat-containing protein At1g73400, mitochondrial isoform X1 produces the protein MLRTIVGLRIRRPASKFTSASESPLSLNSFNFFRYLSSSPEAKLQYSPRSCVSLTIPYFAFYKSLRTVELWLTSRSFSSGVVSLEKDDFGAGTYRIGENSVADKVYQIIMENSSAEHNMEKALDQTGARLTSALVVEVLRRLHFKEKIAFRFFTWAGHQEYYAHEPLAYNEMIDILSSTKYKVKQFRIVCDILDYMKRNSKNSVPVEVLLRILQQYTEKHLTHLQKFAKKKKVRVKTQPHINAFNLLLDALCKCSLVEDAEAMFRKVKNWVKPDANTYNILFFGWCRVRNPTRGMRLLEEMIKMGHTPDNFTSNTAVDTFCKAGMVREAAEFFEFMRTKGSTMSSPTARTYAIMIRALVQNDKMEDCFKLIWDMINSGCLPDVSTYKEVIEGMCLAGKVDEAYKFLEEMGNKGYPPDIVTYNCFLKVLCDNKSGDDALLLYGKMTEVGCVPSVQTFNMLISMFFKMGDADGAFETWHEMDKRGCAPDIDSYCVMIEGLFGCNKMEDASFLLEDVVNKGMKLPYQKFDSFLMHLSDVGDLQSIHRLSEHMRKFYNPAMARRFALAQKQKSVSLRGK, from the coding sequence ATGCTGCGAACTATAGTTGGTTTGCGAATCAGGCGTCCGGCATCTAAATTTACATCTGCTTCTGAAAGTCCTCTCTCGCTTAACAGTTTCAATTTCTTTAGGTATTTGAGTTCTTCACCTGAAGCGAAATTGCAGTACTCCCCTCGTTCTTGTGTTTCATTGACGATTCCCTATTTTGCTTTTTATAAAAGCTTACGTACTGTTGAATTGTGGCTTACCTCACGCTCGTTTTCTTCTGGTGTTGTCTCGTTGGAAAAAGATGACTTTGGTGCTGGTACATATAGGATTGGGGAAAATTCTGTAGCCGATAAGGTATACCAGATAATCATGGAAAATTCTAGTGCTGAGCATAACATGGAGAAAGCCCTTGACCAAACTGGTGCAAGATTGACGTCTGCCTTGGTTGTTGAGGTCTTGCGTAGGCTGCATTTTAAGGAGAAAATAGCCTTCAGATTCTTTACGTGGGCGGGCCATCAAGAATATTATGCGCATGAGCCACTGGCCTATAATGAAATGATTGACATACTATCTAGTACAAAATACAAAGTAAAGCAGTTTCGAATAGTTTGTGATATACTCGATTACATGAAGAGAAATAGCAAAAACTCTGTTCCTGTTGAAGTTCTGTTGAGGATTCTTCAACAATACACTGAAAAGCATCTAACCCATCTTCAGAAATTtgccaagaagaagaaggtaaGGGTGAAGACACAGCCACATATTAACGCCTTTAATTTGCTTTTGGATGCTTTATGCAAGTGCAGTCTTGTTGAGGATGCTGAAGCCATGTTTAGGAAGGTGAAGAATTGGGTTAAGCCTGATGCTAATACGtataatattttgttttttggGTGGTGCAGGGTTAGAAATCCAACAAGAGGAATGAGGCTGCTGGAAGAAATGATCAAAATGGGTCATACACCCGATAATTTTACTTCTAACACTGCGGTTGATACCTTCTGTAAAGCTGGGATGGTGAGGGAAGCAGCTGAATTCTTTGAGTTTATGAGAACGAAAGGTTCAACCATGTCTTCTCCAACAGCGAGAACTTATGCAATCATGATTAGGGCTCTTGTCCAGAATGATAAAATGGAGGATTGCTTTAAGCTGATATGGGATATGATAAACAGTGGTTGCCTTCCTGATGTTTCAACATACAAGGAAGTTATTGAAGGGATGTGTTTGGCTGGGAAGGTTGATGAAGCTTACAAATTCTTGGAAGAGATGGGAAACAAAGGTTACCCCCCTGATATTGTTACTTACAACTGTTTCCTAAAGGTTCTTTGTGACAATAAGAGTGGTGATGATGCACTTCTGCTTTATGGAAAAATGACTGAGGTGGGATGTGTTCCTAGTGTGCAAACTTTTAATATGCTGATTTCAATGTTTTTTAAAATGGGTGATGCTGATGGGGCATTTGAGACTTGGCATGAGATGGATAAGAGGGGCTGTGCACCGGATATTGATTCTTACTGTGTGATGATTGAAGGGCTTTTTGGTTGTAATAAAATGGAAGATGCATCATTTCTTTTGGAAGATGTTGTGAACAAGGGAATGAAATTGCCATATCAGAAGTTTGATTCCTTTCTAATGCATCTCTCAGATGTTGGTGATCTCCAGTCAATCCATAGACTGTCAGAGCATATGAGGAAGTTCTACAACCCTGCAATGGCAAGACGTTTTGCATTGGCTCAAAAGCAGAAGAGCGTGAGTTTAAGAGGGAAATAG